The proteins below come from a single Parageobacillus toebii NBRC 107807 genomic window:
- a CDS encoding cation:proton antiporter regulatory subunit, which produces MNIREIELPGIGYKFEIITRNKDKLVIVIHDDGRREIYHFDADDYDEVVSSVTLSDQEARQIAGIIGGMAYKPKALETVEFAFDDLIIEWFQVEPNAPAVNKKIGDLDIRNRFGITVIAIKKKHSQKSHNPGPNTLIEAGDTLVMSGERQQIKEIINQLLSNKE; this is translated from the coding sequence ATGAATATTCGAGAAATTGAACTTCCAGGAATTGGGTACAAATTTGAAATTATTACGCGAAACAAAGATAAACTTGTCATCGTGATTCATGACGATGGACGAAGAGAAATTTATCACTTTGACGCAGATGATTATGATGAAGTCGTTAGCAGTGTGACGCTAAGCGACCAAGAAGCGAGGCAAATTGCGGGGATCATTGGAGGAATGGCATACAAACCGAAAGCACTCGAAACGGTTGAATTCGCCTTTGACGATCTAATTATCGAGTGGTTTCAAGTAGAACCGAACGCCCCTGCTGTAAATAAAAAAATTGGAGATCTTGATATTCGGAACCGCTTCGGTATCACCGTTATCGCTATCAAAAAGAAACATTCCCAAAAATCTCATAATCCGGGTCCCAATACATTGATTGAAGCCGGGGATACATTGGTCATGTCTGGAGAAAGACAACAAATAAAGGAGATCATTAATCAGCTACTATCAAATAAGGAGTGA
- a CDS encoding AAA family ATPase, which yields MTVKEMLQPSIEQVVENIEKVIVGKRNVAILSLVALLAKGHVLLEDVPGVGKTMLVRALAKSINAQFKRIQFTPDLLPSDVTGVSIYNPRERQFEYKPGPIMGNIVLADEINRTSPKTQSALLEAMEEGSVTVDGATRPLPRPFFVMATQNPIEYEGTYPLPEAQLDRFLLKLNMGYPSPEEEVGILSRVEKAPPIEGIRPVMALDELLELQRQVTKVYVSDPIKRYIVDIVQRSRSNASVYLGVSPRGSVALMKAAQAYAFMHGREFVVPDDVQFLAPYVLSHRMIIKSEAKFDGLTAEEIVAQIIARTPVPIQR from the coding sequence ATGACGGTAAAAGAAATGTTACAGCCTTCGATAGAACAAGTTGTAGAAAATATCGAGAAAGTGATTGTGGGGAAAAGAAACGTAGCGATATTAAGCCTTGTTGCACTGCTGGCCAAAGGACATGTGCTTTTGGAAGACGTTCCCGGCGTCGGCAAAACGATGCTGGTGCGCGCGCTGGCCAAATCGATCAACGCGCAGTTTAAGCGGATTCAATTCACCCCTGACTTGCTTCCGAGCGATGTAACAGGCGTGTCTATTTATAACCCGAGAGAGAGGCAATTTGAATACAAGCCCGGGCCAATTATGGGGAACATCGTGCTGGCCGATGAAATCAACCGTACGTCGCCGAAAACGCAATCGGCGCTTTTGGAAGCGATGGAAGAGGGAAGCGTTACAGTGGACGGGGCGACAAGACCGTTGCCGCGTCCGTTTTTCGTCATGGCAACGCAAAACCCGATTGAATATGAAGGAACATATCCGCTCCCGGAAGCCCAGTTGGACCGCTTTTTATTGAAGCTAAACATGGGATATCCATCCCCTGAGGAAGAGGTGGGAATATTAAGCCGAGTGGAAAAAGCGCCGCCTATTGAGGGAATTCGCCCTGTAATGGCTTTGGATGAGCTGCTGGAGCTGCAGCGGCAGGTGACGAAAGTATACGTTAGCGATCCTATTAAGCGTTACATCGTTGACATCGTGCAGCGAAGCCGTTCGAACGCGTCCGTTTACCTAGGAGTAAGTCCGCGGGGGTCTGTTGCGCTGATGAAAGCGGCACAAGCGTATGCGTTTATGCACGGACGGGAATTCGTTGTCCCTGATGATGTGCAGTTTTTAGCGCCATATGTATTGTCTCATCGCATGATTATTAAATCAGAAGCAAAGTTTGACGGGCTTACAGCGGAAGAGATTGTCGCCCAAATTATCGCTAGAACTCCTGTTCCAATTCAAAGGTAG
- a CDS encoding Nramp family divalent metal transporter, with protein METSNSQTNKKKWTIIGPGLIVAATGVGAGDLVAALVAGTNYALVFAWAIIVGAIFKFVLNEGVGRWHLLSGKTIFEGWQSMGKWASGYFGVYALIWGFVYGAAGTSSCALAMSAMVPAIPLWAWAIIHGIAGFAITWSGRFQLFERVMNVLVGLMFITVVGSAILVLPQLNGLWHTAVPDLPKGSLLYALGLIGGVGGSITMASYGYWIQENGWKGPSYISPMRYDSAIAYIVTAIFTLSLLVLGAALLYGTDTSISGEQGLVSFASIMGNELHPASRWLFLLGFWSASFTSVIGVWNGVSYLFADFIRNVRKLNIDKEKLNQTKAFRFYVFWLTFPPMLLHFIGKPVGLIIVYGALGALFMPFLAITLLWLLNSKKELPEGRRNHWLSNLLLILCLVLFAVLAVNELRNLFA; from the coding sequence ATGGAAACATCAAATAGCCAAACCAACAAGAAAAAATGGACCATTATTGGTCCCGGTCTCATTGTCGCGGCTACCGGTGTCGGGGCAGGGGACCTCGTCGCCGCGCTTGTCGCCGGCACGAATTACGCTCTTGTGTTCGCATGGGCAATCATCGTTGGAGCTATCTTTAAATTTGTGTTAAATGAAGGGGTAGGACGCTGGCATTTGCTGAGCGGCAAAACCATTTTTGAAGGCTGGCAGTCGATGGGGAAATGGGCCTCCGGCTATTTTGGCGTCTATGCGCTTATTTGGGGCTTTGTATACGGCGCCGCCGGTACATCTTCGTGCGCCTTGGCGATGTCAGCGATGGTTCCGGCCATTCCTCTCTGGGCTTGGGCAATTATCCATGGAATCGCCGGGTTTGCGATCACTTGGTCGGGCCGTTTTCAGCTATTTGAGCGTGTCATGAACGTACTAGTCGGTCTCATGTTTATTACTGTAGTCGGCTCGGCCATTCTCGTTCTTCCGCAGCTGAACGGACTATGGCATACGGCCGTTCCTGACCTGCCGAAAGGATCCCTCCTTTACGCGCTCGGATTAATCGGCGGCGTCGGCGGCTCGATTACAATGGCATCATACGGCTATTGGATTCAAGAAAACGGCTGGAAAGGACCCTCCTACATTTCGCCGATGCGCTATGATTCCGCTATCGCTTACATTGTAACAGCGATCTTTACGTTGTCGCTACTTGTGCTTGGTGCCGCCTTGTTATACGGAACAGACACAAGCATCAGCGGCGAGCAAGGGCTTGTCTCCTTCGCCTCCATTATGGGCAATGAGCTGCATCCGGCATCGCGCTGGCTGTTTTTGCTTGGATTTTGGTCTGCCTCCTTTACGTCGGTAATCGGCGTATGGAACGGAGTATCATATTTGTTCGCCGATTTTATCCGCAATGTACGAAAATTGAACATTGATAAAGAAAAACTCAATCAAACAAAAGCATTCCGCTTTTACGTCTTTTGGCTCACATTTCCACCGATGCTTTTGCATTTTATCGGCAAACCGGTTGGATTAATTATCGTCTACGGTGCGTTAGGAGCATTATTTATGCCGTTTTTGGCGATTACGCTACTGTGGCTTTTAAATTCGAAAAAAGAGCTACCGGAAGGAAGACGCAACCATTGGCTGTCCAACTTATTGTTGATTCTTTGCCTCGTCTTGTTTGCCGTATTGGCGGTGAACGAACTGCGCAACCTTTTTGCCTGA
- a CDS encoding DUF4129 domain-containing transglutaminase family protein, whose product MVNAIKNLGKNLLIYGLACWLLIEWLLPLETVSDTRNVQVFIWFVSVCFLLYLLRIPVWLSAFIKIAYMVCALNTLFYHVSYLQVLKLLVREIVDHVPILFSMRWAELTNSFRSFLFFLLLWMMAYLLHYWLFTQKRLFFFYVLTVTYITVLDTFTMFRGNGAIIRLVVFGFFLLSFLHIERLREKASIAGGIRKWTVFCLCLIGLAFICGYFSPKLPPKWPDPVAFVRSYAAPQEEKRNDPALAKVKKIGYGQNDSRLGGPFIADDTVVFIAEDQKRHYWRVETKDIYTGKGWESSDSVQVKTFEKNTDIGYSWWNLSVKKQTMTASIHIKEPYFHIVYPLGLKTIDTPEDIVFRLDTATEKMYATDRSAYAIMLRTYNITYEYPTFSIDKLNAAPPVQDEGLKKRYTQLPESVPKRVRDLAKQIVKGKQTQYEQVKAIEQYFHMNGYVYETSDVAIPGEKDDYVDQFLFETKKGYCDNFSTSMVVLLRSLGIPARWVKGYTSGQLIEGATLGEEEGKNVYQVTNKDAHSWVEVYFSGIGWVPFEPTQGFANPYEFTDLQSTPETAPVPRQRRLEQGRVPIKDVMEQDRSSSSSVKETFASFLDIWSWKRITIVVSILLACALVLYKTRRKWWPYVTLFLFKYKRGNDRFTKAYLSLLRHLDDYGLKRKQDQTLRQYAAYVDDWFQTKEMTKLTLLYEKVIYQQETVRVEWAEVKELWENLIKKTAS is encoded by the coding sequence ATGGTGAATGCAATTAAAAATCTCGGGAAGAATCTGCTTATATATGGGTTGGCTTGCTGGCTGCTGATCGAATGGCTTCTTCCGCTAGAAACGGTGTCTGATACCAGGAATGTGCAAGTCTTTATTTGGTTTGTGTCTGTTTGTTTTCTTCTTTATTTGTTGCGGATTCCAGTGTGGCTTTCTGCTTTTATAAAGATTGCATATATGGTCTGTGCGTTAAACACATTGTTTTACCATGTTTCTTATTTGCAGGTGCTGAAGCTGCTTGTTCGGGAAATTGTTGATCACGTCCCTATTTTATTTTCGATGCGTTGGGCGGAACTGACCAACTCGTTTCGCAGCTTTCTTTTTTTTCTTTTGTTATGGATGATGGCGTATTTACTGCATTATTGGCTATTTACGCAAAAACGGCTGTTTTTCTTTTATGTCCTGACTGTTACGTACATTACGGTACTAGATACGTTTACCATGTTTCGTGGAAACGGTGCGATTATTCGTTTAGTCGTCTTTGGTTTTTTCCTCTTAAGCTTCCTGCATATAGAACGGTTGCGTGAAAAGGCATCGATTGCAGGCGGAATCAGAAAATGGACGGTTTTCTGCTTATGCCTAATTGGACTAGCTTTCATCTGCGGATATTTTAGTCCCAAACTGCCGCCTAAATGGCCGGATCCGGTGGCGTTTGTGAGAAGCTATGCAGCCCCGCAAGAGGAAAAACGGAATGATCCTGCTTTAGCGAAGGTGAAAAAAATCGGCTATGGGCAAAATGATTCGCGGCTTGGCGGTCCATTTATTGCCGATGATACGGTCGTTTTTATTGCCGAAGACCAAAAGCGGCATTATTGGCGTGTCGAAACGAAAGATATTTATACAGGAAAAGGATGGGAAAGCTCGGATAGTGTGCAAGTAAAAACATTTGAAAAAAACACAGATATCGGTTATTCTTGGTGGAATCTATCGGTGAAAAAACAAACGATGACAGCTAGCATCCATATAAAGGAGCCTTATTTCCATATTGTTTACCCTCTTGGGCTAAAGACAATAGATACGCCTGAAGACATTGTGTTTCGTTTGGACACGGCAACGGAAAAAATGTATGCAACTGATCGTTCAGCTTATGCGATTATGTTAAGGACATATAATATTACTTATGAATATCCGACGTTCTCCATTGATAAATTAAACGCCGCACCGCCAGTGCAAGATGAGGGGTTAAAAAAGCGATATACGCAGCTTCCTGAAAGCGTACCGAAACGAGTGCGCGATTTGGCGAAACAAATCGTAAAAGGAAAGCAAACACAGTATGAACAAGTAAAAGCAATTGAGCAATATTTTCACATGAACGGATATGTGTATGAAACGAGTGATGTTGCTATTCCAGGGGAAAAGGATGACTACGTCGATCAGTTTTTATTTGAAACAAAAAAAGGATATTGTGATAATTTTTCCACTTCGATGGTTGTGCTCCTACGTTCTCTTGGTATTCCAGCACGTTGGGTGAAGGGATATACGTCGGGGCAACTAATAGAAGGAGCAACTTTGGGAGAGGAAGAAGGAAAAAATGTATATCAAGTGACGAACAAGGATGCGCATTCATGGGTGGAAGTGTATTTTTCCGGAATCGGCTGGGTTCCGTTTGAGCCAACGCAAGGGTTTGCGAACCCATATGAGTTTACCGATTTGCAATCTACGCCGGAAACAGCGCCGGTTCCTCGACAGCGTAGGCTCGAGCAAGGCCGTGTTCCTATAAAAGATGTGATGGAGCAAGATCGGTCTTCTTCATCAAGTGTGAAAGAAACATTCGCCAGCTTTTTAGACATTTGGTCATGGAAGCGCATCACGATTGTAGTGTCTATATTGCTTGCTTGTGCATTAGTGCTGTACAAAACGAGACGGAAATGGTGGCCGTATGTTACATTGTTTCTATTCAAATACAAACGGGGGAATGACCGATTTACGAAAGCGTATCTTTCTTTACTCCGTCACTTGGATGATTATGGATTAAAACGGAAACAAGATCAAACGCTAAGACAATACGCCGCATATGTCGACGATTGGTTTCAAACAAAGGAAATGACGAAGTTGACATTGTTATATGAAAAGGTGATTTATCAACAAGAAACCGTTCGGGTTGAATGGGCGGAAGTGAAAGAATTATGGGAAAATTTAATTAAAAAAACGGCATCTTGA
- the guaA gene encoding glutamine-hydrolyzing GMP synthase — MEQKQEMIIVLDFGSQYNQLITRRIREFGVYSELHPHTITAEKIREMNVKGIIFSGGPNSVYDDNAFTCDPQIFELGLPILGICYGMQLMTYHLGGKVEKATHREYGKAMIQVKNASALFERLPDEQVVWMSHGDLVTAPPEGFTVDAVSASCPIAAMSNEAKKFYAVQFHPEVRHSVYGNDILRNFVFDVCQCKGDWTMESFIDSQVRKIRELVGDKKVLCALSGGVDSSVAAVLVHRAIGDQLTCIFVDHGLLRKGEAESVMKTFREGFHMNVIKVDAKERFLSKLKGVTDPEQKRKIIGNEFIYVFDDEAAKLEGIEFLVQGTLYTDIIESGTATAQTIKSHHNVGGLPEDMKFKLIEPLNTLFKDEVRALGTELGLPDEIVWRQPFPGPGLGIRVLGEVTEEKLEIVRESDAILREEIKKAGLDREIWQYFTVLPDIRSVGVMGDARTYDYTVGIRAVTSVDGMTADWARIPWEVLEKISTRIVNEVPHVNRVVYDITSKPPATIEWE, encoded by the coding sequence ATGGAACAAAAACAGGAAATGATTATTGTTCTAGATTTTGGAAGCCAGTATAACCAATTAATTACTCGCCGCATTCGCGAGTTTGGGGTATACAGCGAATTGCATCCGCATACGATTACAGCGGAAAAAATTCGAGAAATGAATGTAAAAGGAATCATTTTTTCCGGCGGCCCAAACAGTGTATATGACGACAATGCGTTTACGTGTGATCCGCAAATTTTTGAGCTTGGGCTGCCGATTTTAGGAATTTGTTATGGCATGCAGTTAATGACCTATCATTTGGGTGGAAAAGTAGAAAAAGCAACACATCGTGAGTACGGAAAAGCAATGATTCAAGTAAAGAACGCTTCCGCCCTTTTTGAACGTCTCCCAGACGAGCAAGTGGTCTGGATGAGCCACGGCGATTTAGTCACTGCTCCGCCAGAAGGGTTTACTGTAGATGCTGTTAGCGCTTCTTGTCCAATTGCGGCAATGAGCAATGAGGCGAAAAAGTTTTACGCGGTGCAATTCCATCCAGAAGTGCGCCATTCCGTTTACGGAAACGATATTTTAAGAAATTTCGTATTTGACGTGTGCCAATGTAAAGGCGATTGGACGATGGAAAGCTTTATCGATAGCCAGGTTCGCAAAATTCGCGAGCTTGTTGGAGATAAAAAAGTGCTTTGTGCGTTAAGCGGCGGTGTCGATTCTTCCGTGGCGGCTGTGCTTGTGCATCGCGCCATCGGCGATCAACTCACATGTATTTTTGTCGATCACGGGCTCCTTCGCAAAGGGGAAGCGGAAAGCGTCATGAAAACATTCCGCGAAGGATTCCATATGAACGTTATTAAAGTGGATGCGAAAGAGCGCTTTTTATCAAAATTAAAAGGGGTAACCGACCCGGAACAAAAACGCAAAATCATCGGCAACGAATTTATTTATGTGTTTGATGATGAAGCGGCAAAATTAGAAGGAATAGAGTTTTTAGTACAAGGGACGCTTTATACAGATATTATCGAAAGCGGCACGGCGACAGCACAGACGATCAAGTCTCATCATAATGTCGGCGGATTGCCGGAAGATATGAAATTCAAACTCATCGAACCGCTTAATACGCTGTTTAAAGATGAAGTACGCGCGCTTGGAACGGAATTAGGCCTTCCAGATGAAATTGTTTGGCGGCAGCCGTTCCCAGGTCCAGGATTAGGCATTCGCGTGCTTGGCGAAGTGACAGAAGAAAAATTAGAAATCGTCCGTGAATCGGACGCGATTTTACGGGAAGAAATTAAAAAAGCGGGACTTGATCGGGAAATTTGGCAATATTTCACGGTGCTTCCGGACATTCGTAGCGTCGGTGTGATGGGTGATGCCCGCACATATGACTATACGGTCGGCATTCGCGCTGTTACATCGGTGGATGGCATGACAGCGGATTGGGCGCGCATTCCTTGGGAAGTGCTTGAGAAAATTTCTACGCGTATCGTCAATGAAGTGCCGCATGTCAATCGAGTTGTATACGATATTACAAGTAAGCCGCCGGCAACGATTGAATGGGAATGA
- a CDS encoding DUF58 domain-containing protein — translation MRKRTRFIRQVFGLFSLFVILFSYAMFQGGFVSWFLFYSFLPFGLYSLAIAVYPFHRVIVRRVIHQRQLHAGDSLTATVEVRFPIWFPFVALTMEEADVPLLKMEQTKVTIPFIWKRTFSYTYELRELPRGEHIFSALRLTATDFFGLIEKNSIHFAEETILVYPRYIDIMYRKAEQQFDQGMAASLLQIHRDMTMAVGVREYAPGDRFSWVHWKASARKQRLMTKEFEERQRDDLIVVLDRTPTSLFEEIVTFVASFLRAAIKQGVQTGLVSVGSDRTIFPARNGEEHLQRLFYHLAKVACDSHEPFARVISNERANWRATVAFCYVTSYLQKELVFTLGEMSARRHEGTVFLIKDDLTKEERNWMEALRHKGIHVVVVSPRNIMTTLHKGRDEW, via the coding sequence ATGAGAAAACGAACGCGCTTTATTCGGCAAGTTTTTGGTTTATTTAGTTTATTTGTGATCCTTTTTTCATATGCGATGTTTCAGGGAGGCTTTGTCAGTTGGTTTTTGTTTTATAGTTTTCTTCCATTTGGTCTTTATTCACTAGCAATTGCCGTCTATCCGTTTCATCGCGTCATTGTGAGGCGAGTGATTCATCAGCGGCAGCTTCATGCCGGCGATTCGCTTACGGCAACGGTCGAAGTGCGTTTTCCGATTTGGTTTCCATTTGTGGCGTTGACGATGGAGGAAGCCGATGTTCCTTTACTTAAGATGGAACAGACAAAAGTAACGATTCCATTTATTTGGAAACGAACGTTTTCTTACACGTATGAATTGCGCGAGCTGCCGCGAGGGGAACATATATTTTCCGCGCTTCGCCTTACCGCTACGGACTTTTTCGGACTGATAGAAAAGAATTCGATCCATTTCGCAGAAGAAACGATTTTAGTATATCCTCGCTATATCGATATCATGTACCGAAAAGCGGAACAACAGTTTGACCAAGGAATGGCCGCTTCCTTGCTACAGATTCATCGAGATATGACGATGGCTGTGGGGGTTCGGGAATATGCGCCAGGCGACCGCTTTTCATGGGTTCATTGGAAAGCATCTGCCCGCAAGCAACGGTTGATGACAAAAGAGTTTGAAGAACGGCAGCGGGATGATTTGATCGTTGTACTTGATCGTACACCAACATCATTGTTTGAAGAGATCGTGACATTTGTTGCTTCTTTTTTGCGGGCCGCTATTAAACAAGGGGTGCAGACAGGACTTGTATCCGTTGGCAGCGACCGCACCATCTTTCCTGCTCGAAATGGTGAGGAGCATCTACAGCGCTTGTTTTATCATTTAGCAAAAGTAGCTTGTGATAGTCATGAGCCATTTGCGCGCGTTATTTCCAATGAAAGAGCAAACTGGAGAGCGACCGTTGCTTTTTGCTATGTTACTTCTTATTTACAGAAAGAGCTGGTTTTCACGTTAGGCGAAATGTCTGCACGCCGCCATGAGGGAACCGTGTTTCTTATCAAGGATGATTTGACGAAAGAGGAGCGGAACTGGATGGAAGCGCTGCGCCACAAAGGAATCCATGTTGTGGTCGTATCGCCGCGAAATATAATGACGACCTTGCATAAAGGCAGGGATGAATGGTGA
- a CDS encoding GNAT family N-acetyltransferase translates to MFIHRLDEEAWLKLLTVEDAERLFALVDSCRPHLRKWLPWVDSTKTVEDSKAFIAGGLQKFAAGNGFEAGIWHKGQLAGVIGLHYIDRANKKTSIGYWLGEQFQGLGLMTKACKACIDYAFNELKLHRLEIRCAVENERSRAIPERLGFTNEGTIREAEWLYDHFVDHVVYGMLEREWKR, encoded by the coding sequence ATGTTTATCCACCGCCTGGATGAAGAAGCGTGGCTGAAGTTGCTTACAGTGGAAGATGCAGAACGGTTATTTGCGTTAGTTGATTCATGCCGTCCGCATTTGCGGAAGTGGCTTCCGTGGGTGGATTCAACAAAAACAGTAGAGGATTCGAAAGCGTTTATCGCGGGGGGATTGCAGAAATTTGCCGCTGGAAACGGCTTTGAAGCAGGGATTTGGCATAAAGGACAATTAGCGGGAGTCATTGGACTTCATTATATTGATCGCGCGAATAAAAAAACAAGCATTGGCTACTGGCTGGGGGAGCAGTTTCAAGGGCTTGGATTAATGACGAAAGCGTGCAAAGCGTGTATCGACTATGCCTTTAATGAATTGAAATTGCATCGTTTGGAAATCCGTTGCGCAGTGGAAAATGAACGAAGCAGGGCAATTCCTGAGCGATTAGGGTTTACAAACGAAGGGACGATCCGGGAAGCAGAGTGGCTTTACGACCATTTCGTTGATCACGTTGTTTATGGAATGTTAGAGAGAGAATGGAAACGTTAA
- a CDS encoding NCS2 family permease, producing the protein MKKYFQFEELGTNYRTEIIAGFTTFLSMAYILFVNPFTLSLGAVKDFPNELRIDQGAVFVATALAAAYGCILMGILARYPIALAPGMGLNAFFAFTVVLHMHIPWQTALAGVFVSGVIFTILSLTGIREKIIDAIPVELKYAVGSGIGLFITFIGLQNAKIIVDNPATLVGLSDLKDGNTLLAIFGLFVTIILMVKKVNGSVFYGMVITAIVGMIFGLIKVPDKIVGAVPDISPTFGVALQHLPDIFSLKMLGVVLTFFIVDFFDATGTLLAVANQAGLLKDNKLPRAGKALLVDATAVMVGAVLGTSTTTSYVESSAGVAAGGRSGFSAVVTGILFLLALFFSPLLSVVTAPVTAPALIIVGVLMVSSIGEIDWKKLEVAIPAFFTLITMPLSYSIATGIAVGFIFYPITMILRGRGKEVHPILYVLFVIFILYFLFLRE; encoded by the coding sequence GTGAAAAAGTATTTCCAATTTGAAGAGCTCGGCACGAATTACCGTACGGAGATCATCGCTGGGTTTACAACGTTTTTGTCGATGGCATACATTTTGTTCGTTAACCCGTTTACCCTGTCATTAGGAGCGGTAAAAGATTTTCCTAATGAGCTGCGGATTGACCAAGGTGCGGTATTTGTTGCGACCGCGCTTGCTGCGGCGTATGGTTGTATTTTAATGGGGATTTTAGCACGTTATCCGATTGCGCTAGCGCCAGGGATGGGGCTAAATGCGTTCTTTGCATTCACAGTTGTTTTGCATATGCACATCCCATGGCAGACGGCATTAGCGGGAGTGTTCGTATCAGGGGTTATTTTTACGATTTTATCTTTAACAGGCATCCGCGAAAAAATTATTGATGCGATTCCGGTAGAGTTGAAGTACGCCGTTGGATCGGGAATCGGGCTATTTATCACATTTATCGGCTTGCAAAATGCAAAAATCATTGTCGATAATCCGGCAACGTTAGTAGGTTTAAGCGATTTAAAAGACGGAAATACGCTATTAGCTATTTTTGGTTTGTTTGTGACGATAATATTAATGGTAAAAAAAGTGAATGGCAGCGTATTTTACGGTATGGTCATTACAGCGATTGTCGGAATGATTTTTGGTTTAATCAAAGTACCAGATAAAATCGTCGGAGCTGTTCCGGATATTTCTCCGACATTTGGCGTTGCGCTTCAGCATTTACCGGACATTTTCTCGTTAAAAATGCTTGGGGTAGTGTTAACTTTCTTCATCGTCGACTTTTTTGACGCAACAGGGACGCTATTAGCAGTAGCGAATCAAGCAGGGCTGTTAAAGGATAATAAACTGCCTCGCGCGGGAAAAGCATTGCTTGTTGATGCAACGGCGGTCATGGTTGGCGCCGTGCTTGGAACATCGACGACGACTTCTTATGTCGAATCATCGGCAGGGGTCGCGGCTGGCGGCCGTTCCGGTTTTTCTGCGGTAGTAACAGGAATTTTGTTTTTGCTGGCACTATTTTTCTCGCCGTTATTAAGTGTTGTTACCGCGCCTGTCACCGCCCCGGCGTTGATTATTGTTGGTGTGTTAATGGTATCTTCGATTGGAGAAATCGATTGGAAAAAACTCGAAGTTGCAATTCCGGCGTTTTTCACGTTAATTACGATGCCGCTTTCGTATAGCATTGCGACAGGGATTGCGGTTGGATTCATCTTTTATCCAATTACGATGATTTTAAGAGGACGCGGTAAAGAAGTTCATCCGATTTTATATGTGTTGTTTGTCATCTTTATCTTATACTTTCTCTTTTTAAGAGAATAG
- a CDS encoding cation:proton antiporter — MNYLVLEVGTALVLVAIGSIIANKLNFSIIPFLIIIGMLVGPHAPTIGIIDLTFIESNEIIQFLGRIGVLFLLFYLGLEFSVGKLIKSGKNIVVGGTIYVIMNFVLGLLYGKAVGMPWMETLLIAGLLSVSSSAIVAKVLVDLKRTANPETELILGMILFDDIFLALFLTTMSGVLLAGSTSLFGISLSVFTSVAYMLLFFIIARKGAPLLNKWLNIKSDEIFIIVIFATLFFVAGFSETIHVAEAIGALLLGLVFSETEHRDRIAHLVVPFRDFFGAIFFFSFGLSIEPSTLIHAFWLSLGAVIVTLIANIVAGMIAGRRAGLSYKASTNIGLTITARGEFSIIVANLGITAGLNPILTPFTALYVLMLAILGPLFAKESKSIYKLLNKVFKWDKKVIKEKQKEQLETAEK; from the coding sequence ATGAACTACTTAGTATTGGAAGTGGGAACAGCGCTCGTTTTAGTTGCTATTGGATCCATCATTGCCAATAAATTAAACTTCTCCATTATCCCGTTTTTGATCATTATCGGCATGCTGGTTGGTCCTCATGCCCCCACGATTGGGATTATTGACCTCACCTTTATTGAAAGTAATGAAATTATCCAGTTTTTAGGGAGGATCGGGGTACTTTTTTTGCTGTTTTATTTGGGGCTTGAATTTTCTGTCGGCAAACTGATTAAGTCCGGAAAAAACATTGTAGTTGGTGGCACCATCTATGTCATAATGAACTTTGTTTTAGGATTGCTTTACGGCAAGGCCGTCGGAATGCCATGGATGGAAACGCTTCTGATTGCCGGGCTCCTCAGTGTATCATCAAGTGCCATCGTGGCTAAAGTGCTTGTCGATTTAAAGAGAACGGCCAATCCTGAAACAGAGCTCATTTTAGGAATGATCCTTTTTGATGATATCTTCCTTGCCTTATTTTTGACGACGATGTCAGGTGTTTTGCTAGCTGGCTCCACCTCCCTTTTTGGAATCAGCCTATCTGTTTTCACATCTGTCGCTTATATGTTGCTATTTTTTATCATCGCTCGAAAAGGTGCCCCTCTACTGAACAAATGGTTAAATATCAAATCCGATGAAATATTTATCATCGTCATCTTTGCTACTCTCTTCTTTGTTGCCGGTTTTTCCGAAACGATTCACGTCGCTGAAGCCATCGGAGCCTTACTGCTCGGGCTTGTCTTTTCGGAGACGGAACACCGTGATCGAATCGCACATTTAGTTGTTCCATTCCGTGACTTCTTTGGAGCTATTTTTTTCTTTAGTTTCGGTTTGAGTATTGAACCGTCAACCTTAATTCATGCGTTTTGGTTATCATTAGGGGCCGTTATCGTCACTCTAATAGCAAATATCGTGGCAGGGATGATCGCTGGGAGAAGGGCTGGATTGTCCTACAAAGCCTCTACAAACATTGGTTTGACGATCACTGCGCGTGGGGAATTTTCCATTATCGTTGCGAATCTGGGGATTACAGCGGGGTTAAACCCTATATTAACTCCTTTTACCGCACTTTACGTTCTCATGCTCGCGATATTGGGGCCGCTCTTTGCCAAAGAAAGTAAAAGTATATATAAACTACTCAATAAAGTATTTAAATGGGATAAGAAGGTAATAAAAGAGAAGCAGAAGGAACAACTGGAAACTGCAGAAAAATAA